tcttaTGACCCCGCctacaaaccaagatggccgacaccAGTAAAttcagtaacaggtgagcgacacaggctcttgagagcctctagtttaaataaggccgttagttttctcgtttgaattgtttaacattgtcatatcggggccttttattgctgactatgcggtatgggctttgctcattgttgaaggccgtacggtgacatatagttgttaatgtctatgtcattttggtctcttgtggacagttgtctcattgacaatcataccgcatctttttttttatatttattgtgtttgttgattcccttattatataaaatatatgcgATATTTGTAACGAACGCACACCCCATTTtcttgtttgttgtttatttaagttagatcagaaaatatttattttagtacAAATGAAATGAGGTACAAAATAACTAGTACTTTCTTAAGTTCTTACTTAAACTGTTGTATGTAGTAATTTGTCATAGCTTTTTAAAAGGTGGCACGACTTCAGTTAATTTCATTAATAGCATATATGTTCACATTCATTTATTCTACAAGATTTACATAACAAATACATGACAAGGATAACAATATGAAATGaaatatgtaaatgttaaaaGTCTGTTTCTCTTCTTTGTAAAGTGAAATGGGAATGGTCACCGTTTCATTTGAGCATTAGCATTAGTGCAAATGCTGTTACGTATGTAAAAACACTCGCAAATGTACCTGAAATGAGAAAGTACATATATTAAAAGGAAAATGTTttccaatataaataaaaaacagcAACATTGAAATATGAAGTTATGATACCGATCGCTGCATTTAATTTTGTCcagatattaaaatgttttttgtaaGTTATGATATCAAATGATAAATTGTTTCGTATTCAATAACATACAGTCAATTGACTGCTATAACTCCTCTTAAGCTTTTGAGTTCCCCGAAGTCTGGTGAGGTTTGTGTGTCTGAATATTTCCTTTGTGTGTGTAGTGGTTTGCTATTTTTATTTGTCTCTCCTACCatggcagaggcggatttaggggggggggggcagggggcctgaaccccccctttttgggaaaaaatttggttgcttatatagggaatcactgaagcttgactggagcgggccccctcttaggtcagtcagtgggcccccacttatgaaaatttctggatccgccactgcatggaATTGTCTACTTTTATTTGGCATCATATTggttatgtgttaaatatttgtttttcgttcattttttgtacatgaataaggccgttagttttttcgtttgaattttacattgtcatttcggggccttttatagctgtattGGCATAGCTCATTGTTGacggtcgtacggtgacctatagttgtttttcttatgtgtcattttggtctcctgtggagagcTGTCTTGTAGCTAAATACAACGCATCGTTAAATACACCTATCATAGTAATTGCtaaagtttcaataaaaaaaagttaacataagttTAGATACTTACAACCGTGTTATTGTTTCTCGCTCTGATAAAATGGAAAGCTACTTTACTAAATTGTGAAACGATGTGAGGTTTTTCAACAATATGGTCTGCCTTTTTGTGTATATTTATCACTTGCACGTTTCATGGTTTTGGGTACTGGATGTAACAGGAATCTTATATTTTCTTTCATTGTATATGATGTGAGGATACAATTGTAAACTTGAAGTAGAAAATCTTCTATAAATACCTGAACTAGCACTTGTGTCCATTCTATTGTCAGTAACTCTGAACGAAGTAgagatatgtttttgtatgtagcCATTCTCTGATTTAGTTTCTACACCTGCATCTCTTTTCTTCCTACTGTTTACATAACCTTGTCCAGTCACACAGCTCTATATACAACAAGAGAAAAAAACGAACATAGATTAAGTAATAAAGTAACACGTTTAAAAGGAATATCAGAatgtttatacaaatataaaaaaacacaaaaaaaacccaaacttaACATTAACTTCACTAACCATAACAATATAAATTGACAAATTTTCTCTTCCAGATTGATTTAGatattgaaatttgtttacaCAACAGTACCAGTCTTCGttgttgtttatcatatttgatttttgttattgtttaatcATGAATCTCTGTGGTTTTCTTTTTAGAATTAGTTCACATTTTTTCATAACgggaacttttttttatatctttctttGTGGTACGTGTTTGCTTATCGTTGAAGGCCGTCTGAAGCCAAATAGTTCCTTAGATCTACGTTTCTAGGGAATTTTTGTCTCATAACAATGACACTACACCTTGTtacttttaaatcaaaagaatTCAAAGTAACTATAAGAAATCATGCCTATTATATACGtatggcacgccgtttttatatttattcaaatttgaagatatcttatttatttaacaagatatcttattaagtattaagatatctttaatttttataagatatcttatttaatttgaaagtaaataagatatctctattagtttataagatatctctatttgtttataagatatctctataagttaataagatatctctattaattaataagatatcttataaagtatataagatatcttacttctttataaagatatcttttaaatacatactttataagatatattattaattaatagagatatcttataaactaatagagatatcttatcaacttatggagatatcttattaagtaaataagatatctctattattaactatataaaagatatctgATATACATTGTAGTTAGTAAgataaattaatagagatatcttatattttaattaagatatcttatatatttaataagatatctttataaacattttaataagatatcttatttaatatatacgatatcttatttaataaatcagatatctcaattaatatataagatatctcattttgttattaagatatctcaattagtttataagatatcttatttaactaaataagatatctcgaaattgaataaatatgaTAACGGCGTGCCATATATACGCCTATAGAAAAGTTGTCACCTTTAGAATTACATAATACATGCTTTTCATAAAGCCAAAAGTTGAGCTCTATTGGATAACATTGAATTCATCGATATCAAAAtgatgttttgtttataaatttaactAAATATTGCAGTAATTTTAAAGTaccaaaatagtactgaatattaaaagaagatttccagtactacagatttttggtacagaaatagtacatatgcaaaagtagctgtgtagtagTGTATTAACGAAGgcatacatttttttgtagtaCACGAACGTTTTATTTTTCCAAGTAATAATTTAAATAAGTAGTTAATTATTCTTTGTCAGTAAAGTAAACGGTAACATTAAGTAATACGTAAGTGAATTAAGCGCTCTCGTGTTCACaaacgtacatgtatatatatgatattttaataaacagctgcgccacgaGCACATGATACACCCGTCGTCttgtgtgtgaagttttatgtcattatcaaaaatagtttttgagatacgccgctacatgtgaaaaaaactcaataactctaaaataaaaacgGCACAAAAAGTATTTAATAATCTTATTTAAACTACTAAAATTCTAGTATAATCGGAGATGACTCTCAATTAACTAACAACTATTGCATGTAGGTAGGGTAGATTTCCGTCAGTTGATATACAATCAAAATAGTTGTTACATTCTTtacgtatgtgcctgtctcaagtcaggagcctgtaatttagtggttgtcgtttgttgctgtgttacatattaatatttatttttcgtttattttgttgTACAGTAGTtaggttattatttttttcgtttgaattattttacatctgtgatttcaggaccttttatagctgacaaagcggtatgggttttgttcattgttgaaggctgaacggtgacctatagctgttaatttctttgtcattaggtctcttgtgaacaattgtctcattggcaatcatatgatATTCTCTCATTTGGTTCTTTTAAACAAAGATGTATCACAATTAGACGCTGGTATGAAGGACACAAGCAAACAATGATTATCTGTCCAATGTAGCATTATTACAAATGCCACCATTATGAAAGCTCGAACAATTCAAGTGTATAAAAGATAGAAGATGTAGCATGATTACCAATAATACAACTCTCCATCAGGGATCAAGTGACGTAGGATTAAAATGTAATGACAAGATGCCGTACGGCTTTAAAAAATGAGCAAAAGCGATATCGCACAGCAAGATATAAAAGTCAACGAAGTGAACGAGTCAAACAAggaaactaactgcctaattgaTATTCTAAAGATAaaagaaatatacaaatattacaaacagaaaaaaagtcacaacCGATGAATTATAGGCCCCTGACGTGGCacagtaacatacatgtatgcatcTGCATTACtctcctctaacctgggacagtgatgtaatAGAACAACACGAGAACGTACTATAAACATCAGTTATTAAGAGGTGagctcatcagatcgatacaaagcacaaacaacaactaacaaaaacacaaatgaCAGAAAGAACTCGCAGTTACCGAAAGCTACATGTAGTTCATACCTCATCTAAAACTTATGAAGAAACTTTTAAATCGTTAAGTTATTTATATAAACGAacgaatttgaaatattttacttcATATAAATTCAATTGTAACTTACCTTTGAAGAGCATTTTACGCCTTTAGGACAAAACAAGGCAGTACATTTGACGTTCACTGTTTCAGAGTCCACAAACCGAAAACCATACATTTGTAttgtgattttattatttgatgaGTTGTCTTGTTTCCAGAAACCTTCTATCACAGCTTCATCCTTCGAAGTACATGTATCACTGAAAAAGTGCATAATGTCAAAAAATTATAGAAGTTTGTGTTCTATTAATGTTTTATGGCACATTTGATAGACTGTTCATATTGAAGCTTGTATTTGAGCGTCTtgaatgactaaatcagttcaaatatATTGTACATAAACTATCAAATTGAGTCGAACGAAATAGCCACTTTTAGGtagtgtttaaaaaatgtcaaaaatatttattcagatgTACTTTAAACTTTATGCCAATTGGGCAAATGTTGCCCTTACCAGACCTTTtccttttcaaattaaataaaaaaatcaaagaaaggtgtatatacatgtataaatgaataaaccctTCGATAGCACAAAAATGTTACCAGAAACAGGCCAAGCACCTCAGATGATTCTATAATTTGGTTGCGCTCGAATAATACGCGTTGGAAGCCAGAAATGATTATGCAATGGCAGAgcatttgaaatgaaataaaacaaatattgtatttttgGTTAAAACTGTCTATGCCTTGGGATAGAAAAAGATCGATTTCAAGGTATCTTACAACTTCTTAGAAATAAAGGAGACAGTATTAGTATTAAATTGTTTGTTAGAAGCAAAAGAGGTTAATTTTCCATGCTTCCTAAATCGTGTTCGTTCTTTTTAAAACAGGTAAAAAGTCTAGGTTGTTATATAAAGCGGTCAacggaaatgaggtcaaggaatTTTTACGTAAGTGATTGATATTACCAAATTGTTATGTTTCATGTaatatgtattttgtattttgtttgtcacCAGCTGTAATTGGTATGCTTTACGACAATAAAGACCATTATTGTTAAACGAAAACTTAAGGTGACATGATTTGGACTTTTCTGGTGACAGACGACGAATGTTATGTTCGTTAGTTTGACTTCATTAACATTGAAATTGACGTATTTGACCAGAAAGGTCAATCATAACTTACtttctttggaaaaaaaatgCTATGGTCCAATCTTTTGTCTAAAAGGATAGTTTACTCATAATGACATATGTGTgtatcattttaaaacaacaaatagtACTGGCAAATTTTTAGCTCATAAATAGCCTCTTGTCCAAATATTAATGACACAACCCCACACATACTCATTTCGTATATGCTCTATTTTTGCTTAGAATAAAGTTATAAGGTATATATT
The window above is part of the Mytilus edulis chromosome 6, xbMytEdul2.2, whole genome shotgun sequence genome. Proteins encoded here:
- the LOC139526475 gene encoding uncharacterized protein — translated: MHFFSDTCTSKDEAVIEGFWKQDNSSNNKITIQMYGFRFVDSETVNVKCTALFCPKGVKCSSKSCVTGQGYVNSRKKRDAGVETKSENGYIQKHISTSFRVTDNRMDTSASSGTFASVFTYVTAFALMLMLK